From Carya illinoinensis cultivar Pawnee chromosome 5, C.illinoinensisPawnee_v1, whole genome shotgun sequence, one genomic window encodes:
- the LOC122309293 gene encoding beta-galactosidase 13-like: MAVSSRVLFLSFLSVLVSAVVGHGDKKFQNVTYDGRSLIINGKRELLFSGSIHYTRSTPEMWPDLISKAKHGGLNVIQTYVFWNIHEPVEGQYNFNGNYDLVKFIKLIGEQGMYVTLRVGPFIQAEWNHGGLPYWLREIPNIIFRSDNDPFKKHMKKYVKMIIDKMKEEKLFASQGGPIILTQIENEYNHIQLAYRDLGSRYVQWAANMAVGLKTEVPWIMCKQKDAPDPVINTCNGRHCGDTFTGPNKPYKPSLWTENWTAQYRVFGDPPSQRAAEDIAFSVARFFSKNGTLVNYYMYHGGTNFGRTSAVFTTTRYYDEAPIDEYGLQREPKWSHLKDLHKALNLCKKALLWGEPHVESLGKHTEAQVYENSGLRICAAFLANNNSRAAANVHFRGETYYLPPRSISILPDCKTVVYNTQTIVSQHNARNLKKSKVAKNLKWDMSPEPIPSVEQLPVDSRTPKELYGFLKDTTDYAWYTTSIELAPRDLPMRPDILPVLRVASLGHALHAFVNGEYVGSAHGSHDEKSFVFQSAVNFKSGVNHIALIGMTVGLPDSGAYMEHRFAGPRSVTVLGLNTGTLDLSINGWGHQVGLTGEKLKVFTQSGSHRVGWKNANGQGPALTWYKTYFEAPEGNNPVAIRMNGMGKGMVWVNGKSIGRYWVSFLSPLGKPSQSEYHIPRSFIKPTENLLIILEEEKGNPEDIELVLVNRDTICSFVTEYHPPHVKSWQRKDSKIRPVVDIVKPAAQLHCPNHKKIVAVEFASFGDPYGSCGSFFTGKCSASITKEVVEQHCLGKTSCSVPIERELFIKDNDACPDIKKTLAIQVKCE, from the exons ATGGCGGTGTCAAGCCGCGtgctctttctctcttttctatctGTTTTAGTCTCAGCCGTGGTTGGCCATGGCGACAAGAAGTTTCAAAACGTGACCTATGATGGAAGGTCTCTGATCATCAATGGAAAAAGAGAGCTTCTCTTTTCGGGTTCCATCCATTACACTCGTAGTACCCCGGAG ATGTGGCCGGATCTTATCTCAAAGGCTAAACATGGAGGTTTGAATGTGATTCAAACTTATGTGTTTTGGAACATCCATGAGCCTGTGGAAGGACAG TACAATTTTAATGGAAATTATGATTTGGTGAAATTCATCAAGCTGATAGGAGAGCAAGGGATGTATGTGACCCTCAGGGTTGGGCCATTCATCCAAGCTGAATGGAACCACGG AGGACTTCCATATTGGCTAAGAGAGATCCCAAACATCATATTCCGTTCTGATAATGATCCATTCAAG aagcatatgaaaaaatatgtGAAGATGATTATAGATAAGATGAAGGAGGAGAAACTATTTGCTTCACAAGGAGGACCAATCATATTGACACAA ATTGAAAATGAGTACAACCACATTCAACTTGCATATAGAGATTTGGGAAGCAGATATGTTCAGTGGGCAGCAAACATGGCAGTGGGGCTGAAAACTGAAGTTCCATGGATCATGTGCAAGCAGAAGGATGCTCCTGATCCAGTG ATCAATACATGCAATGGAAGGCACTGCGGAGACACTTTCACAGGACCAAACAAACCCTACAAACCTTCTTTGTGGACGGAAAACTGGACCGCACA GTACAGAGTATTCGGAGATCCTCCATCTCAAAGAGCAGCAGaagatattgcattttcagttgcCCGATTCTTCTCAAAGAATGGAACTCTGGTCAACTACTATATG TACCATGGTGGGACTAACTTTGGTAGAACAAGTGCTGTCTTTACAACAACTCGCTACTATGATGAAGCTCCCATTGATGAATATG GTTTGCAGAGGGAACCCAAATGGAGTCACCTTAAGGACTTGCACAAGGCTTTAAATCTATGCAAGAAGGCTCTGCTATGGGGTGAACCTCATGTTGAAAGTTTGGGCAAGCATACAGAG GCTCAAGTCTACGAGAATTCCGGATTAAGAATCTGTGCTGCATTTTTGGCAAACAACAACTCCAGAGCGGCAGCAAATGTACATTTCAGGGGCGAGACATATTACCTGCCACCACGTTCAATTAGCATCCTCCCTGATTGCAAGACCGTGGTCTACAATACACAAACA ATTGTATCGCAACATAATGCAAGGAACCTGAAGAAATCAAAGGTTGCAAAAAATCTTAAATGGGATATGTCCCCAGAACCCATCCCAAGTGTCGAGCAATTGCCAGTTGACTCCAGAACTCCAAAGGAGCTCTATGGTTTTTTGAAGGATACCACAGATTATGCGTGGTACACCACTAG CATAGAGTTGGCTCCCCGTGACTTGCCAATGCGGCCTGATATTCTCCCAGTACTACGCGTAGCGAGTCTTGGTCATGCCTTGCATGCATTTGTGAATGGCGAATATGTTG GATCCGCACATGGAAGCCATGACGAGAAAAGTTTTGTCTTTCAAAGTGCCGTGAACTTCAAGAGTGGGGTCAACCATATAGCGCTGATTGGCATGACCGTGGGACTCCCA GATAGCGGAGCCTACATGGAGCACAGGTTTGCCGGTCCTCGCTCTGTAACCGTCCTGGGTTTGAACACAGGAACACTTGATCTGTCAATCAATGGTTGGGGGCATCAG GTTGGCTTGACAGGAGAAAAGCTTAAGGTGTTCACTCAGTCAGGATCACACAGGGTAGGATGGAAGAACGCCAATGGACAAGGACCTGCTCTTACGTGGTACAAG ACATATTTTGAAGCTCCTGAAGGGAATAACCCCGTTGCTATCAGAATGAATGGTATGGGTAAGGGGATGGTTTGGGTCAATGGAAAAAGCATTGGCCGTTACTGGGTGTCCTTCCTCTCTCCTCTTGGAAAGCCTTCTCAGTCAGA GTACCATATACCAAGATCCTTCATCAAGCCAACAGAAAATCTCCTTATTATATTGGAGGAGGAGAAAGGGAACCCAGAAGACATTGAGCTCGTACTTGTCAATAGAGATACTATCTGCAGCTTCGTAACTGAGTATCATCCACCCCATGTGAAGTCGTGGCAAAGGAAGGACAGTAAAATTAGGCCTGTTGTGGACATTGTGAAGCCAGCAGCTCAACTGCACTGTCCAAACCACAAAAAGATTGTTGCTGTGGAGTTTGCTAGCTTTGGTGATCCTTATGGTTCCTGTGGAAGCTTCTTTACGGGCAAATGCAGTGCTTCAATTACCAAGGAGGTTGTTGAGCAG CATTGCTTGGGAAAAACTTCCTGTTCAGTTCCAATTGAACGAGAACTTTTCATCAAGGACAACGATGCATGTCCGGATATCAAGAAGACACTTGCTATACAAGTGAAGTGCGAATAA
- the LOC122309061 gene encoding protein MCM10 homolog has translation MSNHQDDLDLLLSLQGRVLETPPGSPSPHAPGYISDDGSPRRTGQADMSVFRDAVQDCLDYEPKPVPKSGKLKSSKASSNDEVEKFSGMRIRNQLVSAAELSERFSDIRFVRLSTMRNLLVGDTLSGCWATVGVVTEKGTPKTSSTGKNYCIWKVGCLDENTVSLFLFGDAYQKNWKEQAGTVFALFNCSVRKDGVGTGFSLSVYSPSQTLKIGTSVDYGVCKGKRKDGMPCTIVINKRNGIYCKYHKLKAPEKYFTNRTELKGGNLRTAFRDSRKPEGIYMVDPLNDRTNIKRPMQPAKLLSVEGLKKALSKAGKVTTNTHSQGIRFLNEITGNMGTEKSNKESIVPKQQISMSDKRKSSTMKPESSVMRNQQPDVKRKKADQQGQVVVDKIRQNTGKLIELDFVSSDEEL, from the exons ATGTCGAACCACCAAGACGACCTCGATCTCCTTCTCTCCCTACAAGGGAGAGTTTTGGAAACCCCTCCTGGTTCTCCTTCACCACATGCACCCG GGTATATATCGGATGATGGATCGCCGAGGCGAACTGGGCAGGCAGACATGTCCGTATTTAGAGACGCTGTCCAAGACTGCCTTGATTACGAGCCCAAGCCGGTTCCGAAATCTGGAAAATTGAAGAGCTCTAAGGCCTCCAGCAATGATGAGGTTGAGAAATTTTCGGGCATGCGAATAAG GAACCAATTGGTAAGTGCAGCAGAGCTCAGTGAGCGGTTTTCAGATATTCGTTTCGTTCGGTTATCAACTATGAG GAATTTATTGGTTGGGGACACTCTGTCAGGTTGTTGGGCAACTGTTGGAGTGGTGACCGAGAAGGGGACTCCAAAGACCAGTTCTACAGGGAAGAACTATTGTATATGGAAGGTTGGGTGTCTGGATGAAAATACTGTTTCTCTTTTCTTGTTTGGCGATGCTTATCAGAAGAACTGGAAAGAGCAGGCTGGAACAGTATTTGCTCTGTTCAATTGTTCTGTACGCAAGGACGGAGTG GGCACAGGTTTTTCTTTGAGTGTATACTCTCCTAGTCAAACTTTAAAGATTGGTACTTCAGTCGATTATGGAGTTTGCAAGGGAAAAAGGAAGGATGGGATGCCTTGTACAATAGTCATAAATAA ACGCAATggaatatattgtaaatatcataAATTG AAAGCACCAGAGAAATATTTCACAAACCGAACAGAGCTCAAGGGAGG GAACTTAAGAACTGCATTTAGGGATTCTCGCAAACCTGAAGGGATTTACATGGTTGATCCTTTAAATGACCGGACAAATATAAAAAGGCCCATGCAACCTGCAAAACTACTGTCTGTGGAAGGCCTAAAAAAGGCTCTGAG TAAAGCAGGTAAAGTGACGACAAACACACATTCACAAGGCATAAGGTTCCTTAATGAAATAACAG GGAATATGGGTACAGAGAAATCAAATAAAGAATCAATAGTACCTAAGCAACAGATCAGCATGTCAGATAAAAG GAAATCATCCACCATGAAACCAGAATCATCTGTGATGAGAAATCAGCAGCCAGATGTAAAGAGAAAGAAAGCTGACCAGCAGGGGCAAGTTGTGGTTGACAAGATCAGACAGAATACAGGAAAGTTGATTGAACTGGATTTTGTTAGTTCAGATGAAGAATTGTGA